CGGCGCGGCGGATCACGCGGCCCAGCGCGCGGTCGCTGCGCGCGAGGTGGTCCATGCCCGCCTGGTGGCGCGGGCTGAGCACGACCCCCTCGCGGTGCAGCAGGCGGACCTTCAGGTCGGTGCCGCCGGGGGCCGAGAAGCCGCCCAGCGCGCCGCCCGCCGCCAGCACGCGGTGGCAGGGCACCAACAGGGGCAACGGGTTGCGGGCCATGACCGTGCCGACGGCGCGCGAGGCCCCGGGCGAGCCGGCGCGTTTGGCGAGTTCCGCGTAGCTCACCGTCGCGCCGGGCGGGACCCGGCACAGGGCGCGCGAGACCTTGCGGGCGAAGGGCGGCAGGCGCTCGAGGTCCAGGGGCACGTCGCGGAACTCGTCGGGCTTGCCGGCCAGGTGGGAGCGCACGCGGCGCGCGAGGTCGCGCACGGCGGCCGGGGGCCGCGCGGGGTACTCGCGGCCGGGCGCGGCGCGTTCCAGCAGCTCGCGCACGGCGGCCTCCGAACGATCGGGCAGGGCCAGGGCGTCGACGCCGCGGCGCGTCCAGGTCAGGCCCCAGGGGCCGAGCGCGGAGTCGAAGACGGCGGCGCCGGGGGCGAGGTCGCGGAACATGTCGGCCTCCGATGACGGGGCGCAGCGCGGTAGCCCGGCCGCGGGTGATGGGTTAGCTTGTGGGTCGGCACGGCCGCGCGCATCGTACCCCGGCGGGTCGCGCGGGCGCAACCCGGACCCCGCAGCGGTGGAGATCGCAGATGAGCGCGACGACGGCCCCCCACCTGTTCGCACGACCGCCGCACCGGCCCGGCCTGGCGCCGGCCCCGGTGCTGCCGATGTCGCGGTCCGAGATGGAGACGCTCGGCTGGGACAGCTGCGACGTCGTGCTGGTGACTGGCGACGCCTACGTCGACCACCCCAGCTTCGGCATGGCCCTGGTGGGGCGCCTGCTGGAGGCGCACGGCTTCCGCGTCGGGATCATCGCCCAGCCCGACTGGCAGTCGGCGGCACCGCTGCGCGCCCTGGGCCGGCCGAACCTGTTCTTCGGCATCTCGGCCGGCAACATGGACTCGATGGTCAACCGCTACACCGCCGATCGCAAGGTGCGCAGCGACGACGCCTACAGCCCCGGCGGCGAGGGCGGCCGGCGGCCCGAGCGCTCGGTGCTCGTCTACGCCCAGCGCGCGCGCGAGGCCTACCGGGACGTGCCCGTGGTGGTCGGCGGCATCGAAGCCAGCCTGCGCCGCATCGCCCACTACGACTACTGGTCCGACAAGGTGCGCCGCTCGGTGCTGCCCGACGCCAAGGCCGATCTGCTGCTCTACGGCAACGCCGAGCGGGCCATCGTGGAGCTGGCGCACCGGCTGGCCGCCGGGGAACCGATCGGGACGATCACCGACCTGCGCGGCACCGCCCACCTGCGCCGCGGCGTGCCAGAGGGCTGGCTGGAGCTCGACTCGACCGAGATCGACGAGCCGGGACCGCCGTGCGTCCATCCCGACCCCTACGCCGCGGAACCGGACTGCGCGAACGCGCCGGCGCCCACGACCGTACCGACGACCGCGCCGCGCCCGCAACCCCACCGCGGCCGCCTCGACCGCGCCCGCACCGTCATCCGCCTGCCCTCCTACGAGCAGGTCGCCGCCGACCCGGTGCTCTACGCCCACGCCTCGCGCGTCTTCCACCTGGAGACCAACCCGGGCAACGCCCTGTCCCTGGTGCAGCGGCACGGCGACCGCGACGTCTGGCTGACGCCGCCACCGATCCCCCTGGAGACCGACGAGCTGGACCGGATGTACGAGTTCCCCTACACGCGCCGCCCGCACCCGTCGTACGGGAAGGCCCGGATCCCGGCCTGGGAGATGATCCGCTTCTCGATCTCGATCATGCGCGGCTGCTTCGGCGGCTGCACCTTCTGCTCCATCACCGAGCACGAGGGGCGCGTCATCCAGAGCCGGTCGGAGGCCTCGGTGCTGCGGGAGATCGCCGAGGTGCGCGACCGGACGCCGGGCTTTACCGGGACCATCTCGGACCTCGGCGGGCCCACGGCCAACATGTACCGGATGCACTGCAAGACGAAGGCGATCGAGAGCGCCTGCCGGCGCCCTTCGTGCGTCTACCCGGGGATCTGCAACAACCTGGTGACCGACCACGCGCCGCTCATCGCGCTCTACCGGAAGGCCCGCAAGCAGGCGGGCGTCAAGCGCGTGCTGGTGGCCTCGGGACTGCGCTACGACCTGGCGGTGCGCGACCCCGACTACGTCCGCGAGCTGGTCACCCACCACGTGGGCGGCTACCTGAAGATCGCGCCCGAGCACACCGAGACGCGGCCGCTCTCGCACATGATGAAGCCGGGCATCGGCTCCTACGACCGCTTCAAGCAACTCTTCGAGCGCTTCTCGAAGGAGGCGGGCAAGAAGCAGTACCTCATCCCCTACTTCATCGCCGCCCACCCCGGCACCACGGACGAGGACATGCTGAACCTGGCGCTGTGGCTGAAGCGCAACGGCTTCAAGCCGGACCAGGTGCAGCAGTTCCTGCCCACGCCCCTGGCCTCGGCCTCGACCATGTACCACACCGGGCACAACCCGCTGCGCAAGGTGCGCCGGGAGCCGGCGAACGTGGAGGTGCCGCGCGGGCTGCGCCAACGCCGGCTGCACAAGGCCTTCCTGCGCTACCACGACCCGCTGAACTGGCCGCTGCTGCGCGAGGCCCTGCAGAAGATGGGGCGGGCCGACCTGATCGGGCCCGGCCGGGAGCAGCTGGTGCCGGCGGCCGGATCGCCCGCGCCGAAGGGGCGCCTGCCGCGCGGACCCGCCCGGCCGAAGCCGCCGCCGAAACGCCACTACGAAGAGTGATCCCGCCGCCGCCACGCGAAGCGGCCCCCGCCC
This portion of the bacterium genome encodes:
- a CDS encoding methylated-DNA--[protein]-cysteine S-methyltransferase, producing MFRDLAPGAAVFDSALGPWGLTWTRRGVDALALPDRSEAAVRELLERAAPGREYPARPPAAVRDLARRVRSHLAGKPDEFRDVPLDLERLPPFARKVSRALCRVPPGATVSYAELAKRAGSPGASRAVGTVMARNPLPLLVPCHRVLAAGGALGGFSAPGGTDLKVRLLHREGVVLSPRHQAGMDHLARSDRALGRVIRRAGPYLPAFGDKRDPYDVLVTSIVHQQLALKAAATIARRVRALTPGDAFPSPRELLQLSDAELRGAGLSSQKLGYLRDLGARLDDGRLDLRALRRLDDARATAALCTVKGIGVWTAQMMLIFHLGRLDVWPVDDLGLQKGVQKHLGLAETPRAKAMAAIGERWAPYRSLAAWYLWQLVDGGAD
- a CDS encoding YgiQ family radical SAM protein, coding for MSATTAPHLFARPPHRPGLAPAPVLPMSRSEMETLGWDSCDVVLVTGDAYVDHPSFGMALVGRLLEAHGFRVGIIAQPDWQSAAPLRALGRPNLFFGISAGNMDSMVNRYTADRKVRSDDAYSPGGEGGRRPERSVLVYAQRAREAYRDVPVVVGGIEASLRRIAHYDYWSDKVRRSVLPDAKADLLLYGNAERAIVELAHRLAAGEPIGTITDLRGTAHLRRGVPEGWLELDSTEIDEPGPPCVHPDPYAAEPDCANAPAPTTVPTTAPRPQPHRGRLDRARTVIRLPSYEQVAADPVLYAHASRVFHLETNPGNALSLVQRHGDRDVWLTPPPIPLETDELDRMYEFPYTRRPHPSYGKARIPAWEMIRFSISIMRGCFGGCTFCSITEHEGRVIQSRSEASVLREIAEVRDRTPGFTGTISDLGGPTANMYRMHCKTKAIESACRRPSCVYPGICNNLVTDHAPLIALYRKARKQAGVKRVLVASGLRYDLAVRDPDYVRELVTHHVGGYLKIAPEHTETRPLSHMMKPGIGSYDRFKQLFERFSKEAGKKQYLIPYFIAAHPGTTDEDMLNLALWLKRNGFKPDQVQQFLPTPLASASTMYHTGHNPLRKVRREPANVEVPRGLRQRRLHKAFLRYHDPLNWPLLREALQKMGRADLIGPGREQLVPAAGSPAPKGRLPRGPARPKPPPKRHYEE